A part of Candidatus Zixiibacteriota bacterium genomic DNA contains:
- a CDS encoding response regulator transcription factor: MKAVKLTRRELDVVNLIARGMSNKEIANELHIAVHTVKSHVHNILEKLALHTRLELASFALTEGMVRKAKNSDSQE; the protein is encoded by the coding sequence ATGAAGGCCGTGAAATTGACCCGCCGCGAACTTGACGTTGTAAATCTGATTGCAAGGGGAATGAGTAACAAAGAAATCGCCAACGAACTTCATATCGCCGTTCATACGGTCAAGAGTCATGTCCATAACATCCTAGAAAAACTCGCTCTTCACACCCGGCTGGAACTGGCCTCCTTTGCCCTTACCGAGGGGATGGTCAGGAAGGCTAAGAACTCCGACTCGCAAGAGTAG
- a CDS encoding antibiotic biosynthesis monooxygenase, with the protein MLKDKRSSFGVLARIRGLPDCTDELRYRLRELVNLIQSRFGCLSCELIENSRDSTEFTLLEEWSNEKAHYAQLRTEPIQKVMKAVRQLISSELDNRRHVLQSNSVRYAANSYCLAVG; encoded by the coding sequence ATGTTAAAAGACAAGAGAAGTAGCTTTGGTGTTCTTGCGCGGATCCGTGGTTTACCAGATTGCACTGACGAACTTCGATATCGCTTGCGTGAATTGGTCAATTTGATTCAAAGTCGATTTGGCTGTCTTTCGTGCGAGTTGATTGAGAATAGTCGTGATTCGACGGAATTCACCCTCCTGGAGGAGTGGTCGAACGAGAAAGCGCATTATGCCCAACTTAGAACCGAACCGATCCAGAAAGTAATGAAGGCGGTTCGCCAACTTATCTCAAGTGAACTGGACAATCGTAGACACGTCCTGCAGTCAAATTCAGTCAGATATGCCGCTAACAGCTATTGCCTGGCGGTTGGGTGA
- a CDS encoding RNA-binding protein translates to MNINIHNLSPTTSREDLLDCFEEYGVVLEVSVGTYTVEGKSRALGFVEMLSDEQGQAAIDGLQGKELAGNLLVINKE, encoded by the coding sequence ATGAACATCAATATCCATAACCTCTCACCGACAACCTCCCGTGAGGATCTCCTTGATTGCTTTGAAGAATATGGTGTAGTATTAGAAGTCAGTGTAGGCACGTACACAGTAGAAGGCAAATCCCGAGCCTTGGGGTTTGTAGAGATGCTTTCGGACGAGCAAGGACAGGCGGCTATCGACGGCTTGCAAGGCAAGGAGCTGGCCGGAAACTTGTTGGTGATTAATAAGGAGTAA
- a CDS encoding response regulator transcription factor, giving the protein MSKIRVLLIEDNRLLRESITGMLNEQLDIRAVSSSGNGDAMEKAKKLKPQVVLLDLGLRSQNSLRIAGLIKKEFTRAQIVVMDLMPAQSEIVEFVQAGVSGFILKDATIDDFLNTIRSVAEGKKVLPP; this is encoded by the coding sequence ATGTCTAAAATTCGAGTTCTATTAATAGAAGACAATCGTCTTCTTCGTGAGAGTATAACCGGCATGCTCAATGAGCAGCTGGATATTCGGGCAGTATCGAGTTCAGGCAATGGCGATGCCATGGAAAAGGCGAAGAAGCTTAAACCCCAGGTCGTTCTGCTTGATCTGGGTCTGAGGAGCCAGAATAGCCTGCGGATAGCCGGACTCATCAAGAAAGAGTTCACGCGTGCCCAGATTGTCGTGATGGATCTCATGCCGGCCCAGAGCGAAATCGTTGAATTCGTCCAGGCCGGAGTGTCCGGTTTTATTCTCAAAGATGCCACGATTGACGATTTTCTGAACACGATACGGTCGGTTGCCGAGGGGAAGAAGGTGCTGCCGCCATAA